One stretch of Prunus persica cultivar Lovell chromosome G1, Prunus_persica_NCBIv2, whole genome shotgun sequence DNA includes these proteins:
- the LOC109949143 gene encoding protein FAR1-RELATED SEQUENCE 5-like: MDKIGFIKKDIYNLECSVNGKLRNHDVELVTEYFMAEQKKNEAFYFKIEGDGHDRFSRCFWADATSRRAYGFYGDVVVFDTTFNTNRYDLTFAPMLGVNNHGQTIVLACAFLSKETTESFVWMFEEFKKAMPDGEPKTIITDQDAVMAIAISIAFPTTFHRLCIWHITSKFSVKLPHSAYKEYWREFQKAIWDTDNKDEFDAKWNIVVTKAGLTDHPWLSSMFDLRKSWVSAYARQFFAAGMSSSQRAEGSHGFFKQYISRRNSLMDFIIRFERALSHQREKELVADHVDAFEVAQCILPMPMNKQMATLYTRTMFQKFEQELIQSTACFLELKTEDTSKVVFHVSERKNWETRVAEVIYVKDSDHASCSCKRFKFVGIICKHILALFRRDQIEYMPDKYILKRWKKTAKSGLVSDANGNEIKDCADPGLLIKWCTMSRLASDVVEDALMSEEGCELLSETLKSLQVKLKLLKDGPSNNEVGGSSSQTQYMEDPKRVRCKGRSKGVTGAKENAMKRGIRHCRECGHIGHDRRQCPRNLNTSTSPSNNDESTPIERSDPLFDEFDRMHGPTE, from the exons ATGGATAAAATCggttttatcaaaaaagataTCTACAATCTTGAATGTAGTGTGAATGGGAAGTTGAGGAACCACGATGTTGAACTAGTGACAGAGTATTTTATggctgaacagaaaaaaaatgaggctttttatttcaagattgaGGGAGATGGCCATGACAGGTTTAGTCGATGTTTTTGGGCAGATGCAACTTCTAGACGGGCGTATGGGTTTTATGGAGATGTTGTTGTATTCGATACCACATTCAACACGAATCGATACGACTTGACATTTGCACCCATGTTGGGAGTTAATAACCATGGTCAGACAATTGTCTTAGCATGCGCATTTTTGAGCAAGGAAACGACTGAGTcgtttgtttggatgtttgagGAGTTTAAGAAAGCCATGCCAGATGGCGAACCTAAAACGATCATTACAGATCAAGATGCGGTAATGGCCATAGCGATTTCAATAGCCTTCCCGACTACATTTCATCGACTTTGCATATGGCACATCACATCAAAGTTCTCTGTTAAGTTACCACATTCTGCTTATAAGGAGTATTGGCGTGAATTTCAGAAAGCCATATGGGATACTGACAATAAGGATGAGTTTGATGcaaaatggaatattgtggTTACAAAGGCTGGTTTGACTGACCATCCATGGCTAAGttcaatgtttgatttaaGGAAATCTTGGGTTTCAGCCTACGCACGACAATTTTTTGCCGCTGGAATGTCAAGCAGCCAAAGAGCAGAAGGTTctcatggttttttcaagcaataCATATCAAGGAGAAATTCGTTGATGGATTTCATAATACGATTTGAGAGGGCACTTTCTCATCAACGTGAAAAAGAGTTAGTTGCTGATCACGTAGATGCATTTGAAGTGGCTCAATGTATTCTACCGATgccaatgaacaaacaaatggctaccttgtacacaaggacaatgtttcaaaagtttgagCAAGAACTAATACAAAGTACAGCATGTTTCCTAGAGCTCAAAACAGAGGATACTTCTAAAGTTGTCTTTCATGTGagtgaaaggaaaaattgggaaacaagaGTGGCAGAAGTCATATATGTCAAAGATTCTGACCACGCATCGTGTAGCTGCAAAAGATTTaaatttgttggaattatttGCAAGCACATCCTAGCATTGTTCAGAAGGGACCAGATTGAATATATGCccgataaatatattttgaagaggtGGAAGAAAACTGCGAAATCTGGATTGGTGTCAGATGCAAATGGCAACGAAATTAAAGACTGTGCAGATCCTGGTCTTTTAATAAAGTGGTGTACAATGTCTCGACTTGCTTCAGATGTGGTTGAGGATGCATTAATGAGTGAAGAAGGATGTGAGCTACTGTCAGAGACTCTAAAAAGTTTGCaggtgaagttgaagttgttgaaggATGGACCAAGTAATAACGAAGTTGGAGGGTCCAGctctcaaacacaatataTGGAAGACCCTAAGAGAGTGAGGTGCAAAGGAAGGTCGAAAGGAGTAACGGGAGCAAAGGAAAACGCAATGAAGCGAGGGATTAGACACTGTCGAGAGTGTGGACACATTGGTCATGATAGAAGACAATGCCCAAGAAATTTGAACACATC GACATCACCGTCGAACAATGACGAATCAACTCCAATAGAACGTAGTGACCCATTATTCGACGAATTTGACAGGATGCACGGACCAACTGAATGA